One part of the Vitis riparia cultivar Riparia Gloire de Montpellier isolate 1030 chromosome 15, EGFV_Vit.rip_1.0, whole genome shotgun sequence genome encodes these proteins:
- the LOC117931942 gene encoding GTP-binding protein YPTM2, with protein MAAHTPWDTAGQERFRALTCSYYRGAHGVMVVYDVTDQESFDNVKMWVKEVYSTAGKNVNIYLLGNKSDLTADRVVSYKTAKALADEIGAPLMEISAKDGSNVQQAFIAMATAVKERVVKERATDNGRDSGVKPRGKPISQSRSCCGS; from the exons ATGGCTGCCCACACTCCG TGGGACACTGCAGGGCAAGAAAGATTTAGGGCCCTCACTTGCAGCTACTATCGTGGGGCACACGGTGTTATG GTGGTTTATGATGTAACAGACCAAGAGAGTTTCGATAATGTGAAGATGTGGGTGAAAGAAGTTTATTCCACGGCTGGTAAGAATGTCAACATATATCTACTAGGAAACAAGTCTGATCTCACGGCAGATAGAGTAGTGTCATATAAAACAGCCAAG GCATTAGCTGATGAAATTGGGGCACCTTTAATGGAAATCAGTGCAAAAGATGGAAGTAACGTCCAACAGGCTTTCATAGCCATGGCTACTGCAGTCAAGGAGAG GGTGGTGAAGGAACGAGCCACGGACAATGGCAGAGACTCAGGAGTAAAACCCAGAGGAAAGCCCATTTCACAGAGCCGTAGCTGCTGCGGATCTTAA
- the LOC117932437 gene encoding uclacyanin-3-like, which yields MAMAAALLLLLLVAPVIYAENHTVGGSSGWTTGVDYSTWASGETFTVGDYLVFTYGSTHSVDEVSKNSYDNCATSNPTNSYTGGSNTIALTTAGSLYFLCPTSGHCSQGMKLAITVEANSSSTPPATSSPSSPSPSPSPTTNSSSPSPSGATSKFCSMSHLMVGLVLGFGMMFALVV from the exons ATGGCCATGGCTGcagctcttcttcttctccttcttgttGCTCCGGTGATCTACGCGGAGAACCACACCGTTGGTGGCAGCTCCGGTTGGACCACTGGGGTTGATTACTCCACTTGGGCCTCTGGAGAAACGTTCACCGTCGGCGATTATCTTG TTTTCACTTATGGTTCCACACACTCAGTCGATGAGGTAAGTAAAAACAGCTATGATAACTGTGCGACCAGCAACCCCACCAACAGCTATACCGGCGGGAGCAACACCATTGCCCTAACCACCGCCGGTTCACTGTACTTCCTGTGCCCTACAAGCGGTCACTGCAGTCAAGGGATGAAGCTGGCCATCACCGTCGAGGCCAACAGCAGCAGCACCCCTCCggccacatcatctccaagttCTCCGAGCCCTTCGCCGTCTCCGACCACCAAttcatcatcaccatcaccTAGTGGGGCGACCAGTAAATTTTGTAGCATGAGCCATTTGATGGTCGGACTTGTGCTTGGTTTTGGAATGATGTTTGCATTGGTGGTTTAG